The Elaeis guineensis isolate ETL-2024a chromosome 11, EG11, whole genome shotgun sequence genomic interval gctcccgtaggagtccgtacgaggcttaccaacagttgaagttggggatggagcccggctcccgtaggagtccgggcggaatctacttgcagttggagttgtgggtggagtccggctcccgtaggagtccggacgaggtctgtctgcagccggagtcggggacgaggcccggctcccataggggtccgggcggagtcttcctgcaattaaagtcaggggcgaagtccggctcccgtaggagtccggacgaagcttaccagcagttgaagttggggacggagcccggctcccgtaggagtccgggcggagtctacttgcagttggagttgtgggcggagtccggctcccgtaggagtccggacgaggtctgtctgcagccggagtcgggaatgaggcccggctcccgtaagggtccgggcggagtcttcctgcaattaaagtcaggggcgaagtccggctcccgtaggagtccggacgaagcttaccagcagttgaagttggggacggagcccggctcccgtaggagtccgggcggagtctacttgcagttggagttgtgggcggagtccggctcccgtaggagtccggacgaggtctgtctgcagccggagtcggggacgaggccctggtcccgtaggggtccgggcgaagtcttcctgcaattaaagtcaggggcgaagtccggctcccgtaggagtccggacgaagcttaccagcagttgaagttggggacggagcccggctcccgtaggagtccgggcggagtctacttgcagttggagttatgggcggagcccggctcccgtaggagtcgggcggagtctacttgcagttggagttgtgggcgaagtccgactcccgtaggagtccagacgaggtctgtctgcagccggagtcagagacgaggcccggctcccgtaggggtccggacgaagcttaccagcagttgaagttggggacggagcccgacttccgtaggagtccgggaggagcgatGGGAGTTCGCCATCAGCAGCCAAAAGTCGGAGGAGACttgcgagggttaatcccgttgagaacttcggctgagggtattttatacccaacaaatgatATTATGGTCAAATTAtgatttaatgatatttttaaattagagtagaaatattttattatattttatatttatattataaaaatatttaggatATTACTTCTGTTTAccatatttttctaatcaaaataaaaatatgtttcaataaaaaaatattataaatataaatataaatataaattttataataataattaatatattttataggattaataatttatgggactaataaatatatttttatagaatatatcATAGATAGTTTTGGTATTATTTGGTTAGTGATGTTAAATTCTCTTGGAATACCAAATACATTACTTGTAGATACCTAGGGATCTTTAATCACTGGTTCGGGGCCTACCAAATATAGTGATCTTAGACCACTAGGGATCACATCACTACAAGATTTGAATCattggtgatcttagatcaccatggtgatctcatttGGATCACCAAATAGTATCTATAATTTTAagaattttaagtttttttatgaCTATTTTACAATGTAATTATCTATTGgaggaaattaaaaaaaagaaataatgaaAGACAAGAGATAATGaaagttatttaaaaaaataaaaatagaaatagaatAACTAAACAtattttttgcatcaaatttcatatttttattattaaagaaaaagaaacaggaaaaaaaaaaatgataccaaACAGGACTAAGTTTTAAATGCAAGAAATTATAAAGCTGGTTCTGGTTTTCAATTTAAAACTCGTTAAGTTGACTTTGGATGAACAGAGTGCCTAACATCTGTTAGTCCACATCGCTAGCTTGTGCATATCAGATATGATTAAGTCATTTGTATGACCATCCTATCTGTATCAAAAGCATGCCTAAAATTCAGACAACCCAAAATTCACAGCATGGTCCAAGTGGTTTCCTAGTTTTGAAGAAAACTTAAATTGTATGCTTTCATCTACCTTCTTCAATAATTTTGTCTGCCTTATCTCTTCCATTAGccttttttaaaatgaaaaataacataaaaaaagtTACAACGAACGCTAGCCACGTTTAAAACACAGAACTATATTACAAGTGCATCACATAGGTGCACACGCCATGGCAAGAAAAGGTTTGGCATGATTACATGGACTATGATGGTTAATTGCAGCAAAGGAGCCTATTTCTCTCACCCTCTACCTCTGATGCATTCATGCTATCATTTATTCCCGTTAAAGGATTCTCCAAAATCTTTAATATATAAGTCTACTGGTGGAGCCTTAAATGTCTAGGACATAATGACATATCACCTTCCAGATTCTGTATCCAGCGCCGCTATCTTCTCTAAACTATAATGCCTGGTGGTATCTGTTTCATGATAGTTTGATGATTCCTCGAGCAATCTCTCAATCTCTTCAGGATGCTGTACCCATGGATGCAGTTTGAATTTTCTTAACCTATCTAGCTTTTTCGCCACTTCATCCATTATAGGCCTTTCTTGCCCCCCTAACATTCAAGCACTGGTTTGCAAGCTCAGCAACTTCTTGAATCACATCCATGTCCTCTTCATTCTTAATTTGACCATCCAGAAACTGTAGAAGttgattcttcttcatgggagatATGAAAGTTGATGCTAGACTTTTCTCGTCTTCAGATCCTTCAAAATATAGTGCCTTCTTGCCAGTAAGAAGCTCCAGAAGAACAACACCAAAACTGTAAACATCACTTTTATCTGTTAGATGGTATGTCTGTAGGACCTCAGGGTCTAAGTAACCACAAGTACCTTGAACTAACGTAGCACATTGAGTTTCATCCATTGGAACTAGCATATATTGAAGCTCCAAAATCAGAGACCTTTGCTGTGTAATTCTCATCTAAAAGTATGTTGGAAGGCTTCACATCTCCATGAATGATTGGAGGGGAAGCTGATGAATGTAAATATGCAAGTGCTCCTGCCGACTCTGAAGCAACCTTTAGACGCAGATCCAAGGAAATGGGGGCGGTGTGGCTCTTTTCATGGATTAACTGGAATAGAGTCCCATTGGAGACAAATTCATAAACTAACATGTCTTAGCTTTATTGGTTATAGACAAATTCATAGACAAATCCATTGGAGACAAATTTCTTAAACATGTCTTAGCTCATTCTCAATAGGGCTGGGCTGGCCCACATCCTTGCCTCAACTTGGTGTGAAAATTTTTTCAAGCATCGGGCTGGGCATAAGATTGAGTTTTTTTCCCAAATTCCTGTATGACCCAACTTTGGGACCAACCTGAATCCCAACGAGCCTGAACTGCATAAGCCTCAAAAGGTTGGACCCGATTTTGTTGGTTCAATTGGTCTGAAATGGTGGGCTTGACCCAAAAGACTCCTAGCAAAAGATCCTAATAATGAATTTTGGTGAGGATCAGGCTGGATTTTGGTGAGGATCAGGCCAAAAAGTGAGGCTCGAGCTTTCAGCTAAGCTAGGGCCGAGGCCACGTCAACACAAGCCCAGGCCGAAACCTATTTGAACTTCATTTTTAGGCCCAAATCAATCGGAACAATCTCAGGCTTGATCCAAAACACGACCTGAACTAGCCCAACCCAACAAGCCTCGTGCCAACCTTGGCCTATTTCAAGCCTTAATTTTTGAGCTTTAGATCATACAAGAAACAATCTTTCATTGTTAGATGGATGTGGTCCTTGATCATCATATTATTCATGAAGTAGATGCATATGGTTAGATCATTAAGACTCTTTACCTCTAATTTTgagatcatattttaattttcGTTGCTTGTTTATTCATGGGATCAACTTTGGCCATCATATGATCAAAATCCTTATAGTTTAAGAATCTTAAGTTGTTTATGACTATTTTATAATGTAATTGTCTACTAGGGGAAGTTTCAAAAAAGAAATAATGATGGAGAGATGATGAAAGTTATTTTTAAATAGTCTCATTTTTTCTAGTTCCACTCTTTTCAGAAATAATGTGTTAGGATATTCTGCTCCTAATGATAGCTTCTCCACTTTGAGGGAGAGAAGTGCCCCAAGAACAACAAGATGGAAGGAAAAATTATGCTATTGCTGGTAATTAATGCAAAAATATGAGAACTTACAACTCCAGTTCCTACTTATATTAGCAAGATCCTTTGAACCTATCCATGAATGCATATACATTCGTTtattgctaaaaagataaaaaaaatttataaataagggAAAAGAATCATCCTTGTAATTTGTCAGGATTTGATTATATCAGTCATCCTTTCAAATCTGTCTATATTTGATAATATTAATCATTTTTTATCATATCTTCAAGATTTTATAATCTGTCAAGATTTGATCCTTCCAAATCTGTCTAGATTTGATGATATCAGCTATATTTGATAATATCTTCAAGATTTATTTTACCAACTTGTACTAATCTTCTAAATTAGTTTAAATCCAAGCCTAATGTCAAATTCCTTTGCTTTCTTGGTCAATCTTTGACGTGTACCTATGGTACAGTACCGTTAGATATTGTATAAGTTGTAACAATCCCTCCTTCAGTTTTACCTTATCCCCAAGGTGCAATGTGAGGGAATCGAAAATGCCAAGCGATCATGGTCCTCCCATGTGGCTTCTTCACGAGTTCCATCACTCCAACTGACACAACTAATAACGCTCACTGGTCCAGCTCTAGAAGTTGTTTCGAGGTTTCATGTTAGGTTGCCTATGGTGATGGCTCTACCTTGGTATATCATGCAGCTCTATTACTTGTATTGTTCTCTGTTTCTTTGCATTTTCAGCTTGCTGGTATACCTCATGAAGTTTCCTCTTCGCTATCTCTAACTTGGTCTGAACCAATGCCTCTTCAGAATATTT includes:
- the LOC105054557 gene encoding putative wall-associated receptor kinase-like 16, with translation MLVYEFVSNGTLFQLIHEKSHTAPISLDLRLKVASESAGALAYLHSSASPPIIHGDVKPSNILLDENYTAKTYHLTDKSDVYSFGVVLLELLTGKKALYFEGSEDEKSLASTFISPMKKNQLLQFLDGQIKNEEDMDVIQEVAELANQCLNHPEEIERLLEESSNYHETDTTRHYSLEKIAALDTESGR